One segment of Xanthomonas oryzae pv. oryzae DNA contains the following:
- a CDS encoding MGMT family protein, whose product MSKSPQPTTRPSASPAARAGSKGQSLSGEQARLRILEVIRAIPVGEVAGYGDVAQRAGLPARARLVARVLGGNDDPQLPWHRVLRSDGRIAFPGGSAGYREQCQRLRAEGVQVAQGRVRRASAAQRLDAAVWGPS is encoded by the coding sequence ATGTCCAAATCTCCCCAACCAACGACACGCCCCTCTGCCAGCCCTGCTGCGCGTGCCGGCTCCAAGGGTCAGTCACTGTCCGGCGAGCAGGCGCGGTTGCGGATTCTTGAGGTGATCCGTGCGATTCCCGTGGGCGAGGTCGCCGGTTACGGGGACGTTGCCCAGCGCGCCGGTTTGCCGGCTCGTGCGCGGCTGGTGGCGCGCGTGCTTGGCGGCAACGACGACCCGCAGCTGCCGTGGCACCGCGTATTGCGTAGCGATGGCCGGATCGCCTTTCCTGGTGGCTCGGCGGGCTATCGCGAGCAATGCCAGCGGCTGCGCGCCGAAGGCGTCCAGGTGGCACAGGGCCGTGTGCGCCGGGCCAGTGCCGCGCAGCGTCTGGATGCGGCCGTGTGGGGGCCTTCATAA
- a CDS encoding acyl-CoA thioesterase, whose translation MIGQQRDLTFRFLAEPSDVNFGGKVHGGVVMKWIDQVGFAAASGWSGHYCVTVAVGGIRFVAPVRIGDLVAVSAKLVYTGRSSMHLAIDVRARSPMGGDSRLCTHCIIVFVAMDPDGVTPVEVPSWRPDTPEDQRLADYALKVMELSKGIEDTMAHYRADTSG comes from the coding sequence GTGATTGGCCAACAGCGTGATCTGACATTCCGTTTTCTGGCCGAGCCCAGCGACGTCAACTTCGGCGGCAAGGTGCATGGCGGCGTGGTGATGAAGTGGATCGACCAGGTTGGTTTTGCGGCGGCCAGCGGTTGGAGCGGGCATTACTGCGTCACCGTGGCGGTGGGCGGCATCCGGTTCGTGGCGCCGGTGCGCATCGGCGATCTGGTGGCGGTGTCGGCCAAGCTGGTCTACACCGGCCGCAGCAGCATGCATTTGGCCATCGACGTACGCGCGCGCAGTCCGATGGGCGGCGATTCGCGCCTGTGCACGCATTGCATCATCGTGTTCGTGGCGATGGACCCGGACGGCGTCACTCCGGTCGAAGTGCCGTCCTGGCGGCCCGACACCCCGGAAGATCAACGCCTGGCCGACTACGCGCTCAAGGTGATGGAGTTGAGCAAGGGCATCGAGGACACCATGGCCCATTACAGGGCAGATACCTCGGGGTAA
- a CDS encoding polyprenyl synthetase family protein has protein sequence MSSALFDHWIARTERNLEAGLPSATCAPHRLHAAMRHAVLGGGKRMRPLLVYASGALFGAAEDQLDTPAVAVELIHAYSLVHDDLPAMDDDALRRGQPTVHIAFDEATAILAGDALQTRAFELLAAASASAELRVGWMQSLATAAGAAGMCGGQALDIDATGQLQPLQDLQRMHALKTGALIRASVHMGALTGGAATADQQRLDEFADALGLAFQVRDDILDVESSSAQLGKTAGKDAAQSKSTYPALLGMDGAKAKLAELATRMHDVLQPYGQPGETLASLGRFAVDRAH, from the coding sequence GTGAGTTCGGCGCTGTTCGACCACTGGATCGCCCGTACCGAACGCAACCTGGAAGCCGGCTTGCCGAGCGCCACGTGTGCGCCGCATCGCTTGCATGCAGCGATGCGCCACGCGGTGCTGGGCGGTGGCAAGCGCATGCGTCCGCTGCTGGTCTATGCAAGCGGCGCACTGTTCGGCGCGGCTGAAGATCAGCTCGACACGCCCGCGGTGGCGGTGGAACTGATCCACGCCTATTCGCTGGTGCACGACGACTTACCGGCGATGGACGACGACGCGCTGCGCCGCGGCCAGCCCACGGTGCATATCGCCTTCGACGAAGCCACCGCCATTCTCGCCGGCGATGCCTTGCAGACACGCGCCTTCGAATTACTGGCCGCTGCCTCTGCCAGCGCCGAACTGCGCGTGGGCTGGATGCAGAGTCTGGCAACGGCTGCGGGCGCGGCCGGCATGTGCGGCGGCCAGGCATTGGATATCGATGCGACCGGGCAACTGCAGCCCTTGCAGGACCTGCAACGCATGCATGCGCTCAAGACCGGCGCGTTGATCCGTGCATCGGTGCATATGGGCGCGCTCACCGGCGGCGCTGCAACGGCCGACCAGCAACGTCTGGACGAATTTGCCGACGCGCTTGGCTTGGCCTTCCAGGTGCGCGACGACATCCTGGACGTGGAATCGAGCTCGGCGCAGTTGGGCAAGACCGCTGGCAAGGACGCGGCGCAATCCAAATCCACCTACCCCGCCTTGCTCGGAATGGACGGCGCCAAGGCGAAGTTGGCCGAGCTGGCCACGCGCATGCATGACGTGCTGCAGCCCTACGGGCAACCCGGCGAGACATTGGCCAGCTTGGGCCGGTTTGCGGTGGACCGTGCGCACTAG
- a CDS encoding alkaline phosphatase yields MPMRYRLPALAALTTLCVAACASTAGSSACAPASVRVEVPQVTHPAGETPQWWYRSGAAHAAGNGAMAGKARNVILFLGDGMSLTTVAAARILDGQRKGGPGEENLLSWEQFPATAFSKTYNTDSQTPDSAGTMTAITTGVKSHMGAIGVSSGHRSDCADSLNKGLLSWLQLADSAGMATGIVTTTRLTHATPAATYAHSPDRNWENDTDLPESARAAGCQDIAQQVLSTARYGRGPQVVLGGGRSQFQSVQERDPEYDDKMGLRLDGRDLVAEWKQAHPQGAYVWNEQRLKAAAGAPALLGLFEPDHMQFDHDRNRTPQGEPSMTEMTRNAIQSLSRDANCFVLMVEGGRIDHANHAGNAYRALDETVSLSDAVRVAVQTAPPDTLIIVTADHSHTLNFVGYPLRGNQILGKVHGTDGEEGDHSQLATDLACQPYTTLSDANGPGYTGASNAQPAGPKKYPHEPSSSEPASGRPDLTHVDTEAPSYMQEALVPTKSESHGGEDVGIWATGPGSAAFRGTLEENVIYHVIVQATPRLRAHLCKAGTCDAAGVPVELPKPTTFEAAVKR; encoded by the coding sequence ATGCCGATGCGTTACCGCCTGCCTGCCCTCGCCGCCCTGACCACGCTGTGCGTCGCCGCCTGCGCCTCCACCGCCGGGAGCAGCGCCTGCGCACCGGCGTCGGTCCGCGTAGAGGTGCCGCAGGTGACGCACCCGGCCGGCGAAACCCCGCAGTGGTGGTACCGCTCCGGCGCCGCCCACGCGGCCGGCAATGGCGCCATGGCCGGCAAGGCACGCAACGTGATCCTGTTCCTGGGCGATGGCATGAGCCTGACCACGGTCGCCGCCGCGCGCATCCTGGACGGCCAGCGCAAGGGCGGGCCGGGCGAAGAAAACCTGCTATCGTGGGAGCAATTCCCCGCCACTGCCTTCAGCAAGACCTACAACACCGACTCGCAGACGCCGGATTCGGCCGGCACCATGACCGCGATCACCACTGGCGTGAAGTCGCATATGGGGGCGATCGGGGTCAGCAGCGGTCACCGCAGCGATTGCGCCGACAGCTTGAACAAGGGCCTGTTGAGCTGGCTGCAGCTGGCCGACAGCGCCGGCATGGCCACCGGCATCGTCACCACCACGCGCCTGACCCATGCCACGCCAGCGGCAACCTATGCGCATTCGCCGGACCGCAACTGGGAAAACGACACCGACCTTCCCGAATCGGCGCGTGCTGCCGGTTGCCAGGACATCGCCCAGCAAGTGCTCTCCACCGCCCGCTACGGCCGTGGCCCGCAGGTGGTGTTGGGGGGAGGACGCAGCCAGTTCCAGAGCGTGCAGGAACGCGACCCGGAATACGACGACAAGATGGGCTTGCGCTTGGATGGCCGCGATCTGGTCGCCGAGTGGAAACAGGCGCACCCGCAGGGCGCCTATGTCTGGAACGAACAGCGGTTAAAGGCCGCGGCCGGCGCGCCGGCGTTGCTGGGCTTGTTCGAACCTGACCACATGCAGTTCGATCACGACCGCAACCGCACCCCGCAGGGCGAGCCCAGCATGACCGAGATGACCCGCAACGCGATCCAGTCGCTGTCGCGCGACGCCAATTGCTTCGTGCTGATGGTCGAAGGCGGTCGTATCGATCACGCCAACCACGCCGGCAACGCCTACCGCGCGCTCGATGAAACGGTGTCGCTGTCCGATGCCGTACGCGTTGCCGTGCAGACCGCGCCGCCGGACACGCTGATCATCGTCACCGCCGACCATTCGCATACGCTCAACTTCGTCGGCTACCCGTTGCGCGGGAATCAGATCCTGGGCAAGGTGCACGGTACCGACGGCGAAGAAGGCGACCATAGCCAGCTGGCTACAGATCTGGCCTGCCAGCCCTACACCACGCTCAGCGACGCCAACGGCCCCGGTTACACCGGTGCCAGCAACGCGCAGCCGGCCGGCCCCAAGAAGTATCCGCATGAACCCAGCAGCAGCGAGCCGGCGTCCGGCCGCCCCGACCTGACCCACGTCGACACCGAAGCGCCCAGCTACATGCAGGAAGCGCTGGTGCCGACCAAATCCGAAAGCCACGGCGGCGAAGATGTCGGCATCTGGGCCACCGGCCCCGGCAGCGCCGCGTTCCGCGGCACCTTAGAGGAGAACGTGATCTACCACGTCATCGTCCAGGCGACCCCGCGCCTGCGCGCGCACCTGTGCAAGGCGGGCACCTGCGATGCCGCCGGCGTGCCGGTGGAGTTGCCCAAGCCGACCACCTTCGAGGCTGCGGTCAAGCGCTGA
- a CDS encoding DUF418 domain-containing protein: protein MTSRDMLFPIAATERIVVLDVLRGVALLGILLMNMEAFVGPLDLATTGVDPHWHGADRIADALVYVFVQGKFYTLFSLLFGMGFAVMAQRAAQAGRAFFGLYLRRTLGLLAIGLGHALLVWSGDILVIYALLALLLLSARNVPTVTLPWFAALVYLCAPGLALLYGVAGELAQADPAAAMQWKADMADAAQQALANVQAQRAAFGSGTYLQATVQRWHDFQAAMTGLGINGPSMFGMFLLGTWFVRSGAIATPERFPRLFATMRYAVLPLGLCVMLASYALEPWIDPARLDMRLSGAFALSLIAGPLMCLGYAAWVVRLAPRLAWVAPAGRMALSNYLLQSLVCTGIFYGYGLGYFEQLPRVWQLPFALGLFALQVLLSRCWLHWFRFGPMEWLWRSVTYLHVPPMWRGAKRAG from the coding sequence ATGACATCCCGCGACATGCTGTTCCCCATTGCTGCGACCGAGCGCATCGTCGTGCTGGACGTCCTGCGCGGGGTGGCGCTGCTGGGCATCCTGCTGATGAACATGGAAGCCTTCGTCGGGCCGCTCGATCTGGCCACGACCGGGGTCGATCCGCATTGGCATGGTGCCGATCGTATCGCCGATGCGCTGGTCTACGTGTTCGTGCAAGGGAAGTTCTACACGCTGTTTTCGTTGTTGTTCGGGATGGGCTTTGCGGTGATGGCGCAGCGCGCCGCGCAGGCTGGGCGCGCGTTCTTCGGCCTGTATCTACGTCGCACCCTGGGGCTGTTGGCAATCGGCCTTGGCCATGCCTTGCTGGTGTGGTCCGGCGACATTCTGGTGATCTATGCACTGCTGGCGTTATTGCTGCTGAGCGCGCGCAACGTGCCAACGGTCACGCTGCCATGGTTCGCCGCGTTGGTGTACCTGTGCGCACCTGGGTTGGCCCTGCTGTATGGCGTGGCCGGCGAATTGGCGCAGGCCGATCCTGCCGCCGCGATGCAGTGGAAAGCGGATATGGCCGATGCCGCGCAGCAGGCACTGGCGAATGTGCAGGCGCAGCGCGCCGCATTCGGCAGCGGCACCTATCTGCAGGCGACGGTGCAGCGGTGGCATGACTTTCAGGCGGCGATGACCGGCCTCGGCATCAATGGCCCGTCCATGTTCGGCATGTTCCTGCTAGGTACTTGGTTCGTACGTAGCGGCGCGATCGCCACGCCCGAGCGCTTCCCGCGCTTGTTTGCAACGATGCGCTATGCCGTGTTGCCGCTCGGGCTGTGCGTGATGCTGGCAAGTTATGCATTGGAACCGTGGATCGATCCGGCGCGGCTGGACATGCGTCTGTCCGGCGCCTTCGCGCTGTCGCTGATCGCCGGGCCGCTGATGTGCCTGGGCTATGCCGCATGGGTGGTGCGCCTGGCACCGCGTCTGGCGTGGGTTGCGCCAGCGGGGCGGATGGCATTGAGCAACTACCTGCTGCAATCGTTGGTGTGCACCGGCATCTTCTACGGCTATGGGCTGGGTTATTTCGAGCAGTTGCCGCGTGTGTGGCAATTGCCGTTCGCGCTGGGGCTCTTTGCGCTGCAGGTGCTGCTGAGCCGGTGCTGGCTGCACTGGTTCCGCTTCGGACCGATGGAATGGCTGTGGCGCAGCGTGACCTATCTGCATGTGCCGCCGATGTGGCGCGGCGCCAAGCGCGCCGGGTAG
- a CDS encoding FKBP-type peptidyl-prolyl cis-trans isomerase: MKIEKDSVVRFHYTVSEIGQEPIESSKERDPLAIMIGHGNIIPGLEAAMMDKEAGESFGVDVKATDAYGEYREGLGQRVPKKHFGATKLVPGTQVVLQTNFGPRAVTVQKVGMSVVDVDLNHPMAGKDLHFDVEIVEVREATAEERDHGHVHGDGSHHY, encoded by the coding sequence ATGAAGATCGAAAAAGACAGCGTCGTCCGCTTCCACTACACCGTTTCCGAGATCGGCCAGGAGCCGATCGAGAGCTCCAAGGAGCGTGACCCGTTGGCGATCATGATCGGCCACGGCAACATCATCCCGGGCCTGGAAGCGGCCATGATGGACAAGGAAGCCGGCGAGAGCTTCGGCGTGGACGTCAAGGCCACCGACGCCTATGGCGAATACCGCGAAGGCCTGGGCCAGCGCGTGCCCAAGAAGCATTTCGGCGCCACCAAGCTGGTGCCCGGCACCCAGGTGGTACTGCAGACCAACTTCGGCCCGCGTGCGGTCACCGTGCAGAAGGTCGGCATGAGCGTGGTCGATGTGGACCTCAATCACCCGATGGCCGGCAAGGATCTGCATTTCGACGTGGAAATCGTCGAGGTGCGTGAAGCCACCGCCGAAGAGCGTGACCATGGCCATGTGCACGGCGATGGCAGTCATCACTACTAA
- a CDS encoding IS1595 family transposase codes for MSINTLQFQAGVSMPEFFVSYGTEAKCYRALYRWRWPQGFRCPCCAGRARSRFKRGGVIYYPCSTCRHQTSRIAGMMFQGTQLPLRTWMLALHLLTSTTTNMAALELMRHLGVNYKTAWRMKHKTMQVMAEREATRRLSGFVQIDDAYLGGERNGGKAGRGSQNKQPFLIAVQTDASLTAPSFVVIEPVRSFDNAALTDWIARRLRPECEAYTDGLACFGRLEDAGHAHTTLDTGGGRAATEAAGARWVNVVLGNLARAISGVYHAIAQGKYARRYLAEAAYRFNRRFRLCEMLPRLATAMMRCKPCPEPVLRAASNFHG; via the coding sequence ATGAGCATCAACACTTTGCAGTTCCAGGCTGGAGTGTCGATGCCTGAGTTCTTTGTGTCCTACGGCACCGAGGCCAAGTGCTACCGCGCTCTGTACAGATGGCGGTGGCCCCAGGGATTTCGCTGTCCGTGCTGCGCGGGACGAGCGCGCTCGCGCTTCAAGCGCGGTGGCGTCATCTACTACCCGTGCAGCACGTGCCGGCATCAGACCAGCCGGATCGCAGGCATGATGTTCCAGGGCACCCAGCTGCCACTGCGCACCTGGATGCTGGCGCTGCACCTGTTGACCTCGACCACGACCAACATGGCTGCGCTGGAGCTGATGCGTCACCTGGGCGTCAACTACAAGACCGCCTGGCGGATGAAGCACAAGACCATGCAGGTCATGGCCGAGCGCGAAGCCACGCGTCGACTGTCTGGGTTCGTGCAGATCGACGATGCCTACCTGGGCGGGGAGCGCAACGGCGGCAAGGCTGGGCGCGGATCGCAGAACAAGCAACCGTTCCTGATTGCGGTGCAGACCGATGCCAGCCTCACGGCGCCGAGCTTTGTGGTGATCGAGCCGGTGCGCAGCTTCGACAATGCCGCGCTCACGGACTGGATCGCCCGTCGCCTGAGGCCAGAATGCGAGGCCTACACCGACGGGTTGGCCTGTTTCGGCCGCCTGGAAGACGCCGGCCATGCACACACCACACTGGACACCGGCGGCGGACGCGCAGCCACAGAGGCCGCCGGCGCCCGCTGGGTCAACGTGGTGCTTGGCAATCTCGCGCGCGCCATCAGCGGCGTCTATCACGCCATCGCGCAAGGCAAATATGCACGACGGTATCTGGCCGAGGCCGCCTACCGCTTCAACCGCCGCTTCCGCCTGTGCGAGATGCTGCCACGATTGGCCACGGCGATGATGCGTTGCAAGCCCTGCCCGGAGCCGGTCCTGCGTGCTGCCAGCAATTTCCATGGCTGA
- a CDS encoding exodeoxyribonuclease VII small subunit, whose amino-acid sequence MAKKSLNETSPVARFEQSLEELEQLVQKMEVGDLSLEQSLTAYERGIGLYRDCQQALEQAELRVRLLTDPARPELAQAFEPPSLDG is encoded by the coding sequence ATGGCCAAGAAGTCCTTGAACGAAACGTCCCCGGTTGCCCGCTTCGAACAGTCGCTGGAAGAACTCGAGCAACTGGTGCAGAAGATGGAAGTCGGCGATCTGAGCCTGGAGCAATCGCTCACGGCCTATGAGCGCGGCATCGGGTTGTACCGCGATTGCCAGCAGGCGCTGGAACAGGCAGAACTGCGCGTGCGCCTGTTGACCGACCCTGCCCGCCCCGAGCTTGCCCAAGCCTTCGAACCGCCGTCGCTGGACGGCTGA
- the tilS gene encoding tRNA lysidine(34) synthetase TilS: MLTDTPLRLPAIPPGPVLLAYSGGMDSSALLQLLAATPRYRQAGLRALHVHHGLHADADAWAAHCQRSCDALQVPLQIVRVQVERDSGLGLEAAARNARHIAFAHTLAAGEWLTLAHHRDDQAETFLLRALRASGPEGLAAMRPQRPFADGTLWRPLLAHSRADLLAYALAQEVRWIEDPSNADPRHDRNFLRSQVLPLLQQRWPQAVDALARSAQLSADASALLLQQDMALLPSVCTASGALDLHALRAQPIERRARLLRAWVSAAHAPPLPAQGVAALEREIDNHAADRQACFAWQQVEVRRWRQRLFLHRPAAAWPTDWQAAWDGAAPLQLPDGAQLRLLGATGLRFAQPLLARARRGGERIVLPQRTHAHQLKHLLQALDLPPWERARLPILWEGTQVLAAGDRIISGSLDAWLQANAAALQWCAAADAN, encoded by the coding sequence GTGCTGACCGACACCCCGCTACGGCTGCCTGCCATCCCGCCCGGCCCGGTGCTGCTGGCCTACAGCGGCGGGATGGATTCCAGCGCGCTGCTGCAGTTGCTGGCGGCAACGCCGCGCTACCGCCAAGCAGGATTGCGCGCGCTGCATGTGCATCACGGGTTGCATGCCGATGCCGACGCCTGGGCCGCGCATTGCCAGCGCAGCTGCGATGCGCTGCAGGTGCCGTTGCAGATCGTGCGGGTGCAGGTCGAGCGCGATAGCGGCCTCGGCCTGGAAGCTGCAGCACGCAACGCGCGCCATATTGCATTCGCGCACACCCTTGCCGCTGGCGAGTGGCTGACGCTGGCGCACCATCGCGACGATCAGGCTGAAACATTTCTGCTGCGTGCGCTGCGCGCCTCTGGCCCGGAAGGGCTGGCAGCGATGCGCCCGCAGCGTCCGTTCGCCGACGGCACGCTGTGGCGCCCGTTGCTGGCGCATTCCCGCGCCGATCTGCTCGCCTATGCGCTCGCGCAAGAGGTGCGCTGGATCGAAGATCCCAGCAATGCCGACCCACGCCACGACCGCAATTTCCTGCGCAGCCAGGTCTTGCCGTTGCTGCAGCAACGCTGGCCGCAAGCAGTCGATGCGTTGGCGCGCAGTGCGCAACTGAGCGCCGATGCCAGCGCATTACTGCTGCAGCAGGACATGGCGTTATTGCCAAGCGTGTGTACCGCAAGCGGCGCGCTGGATCTGCACGCGTTGCGTGCGCAGCCTATCGAGCGAAGGGCACGGCTGTTGCGCGCGTGGGTGAGCGCTGCGCATGCACCGCCGCTGCCGGCGCAAGGCGTGGCCGCACTGGAACGCGAAATCGACAATCACGCCGCAGATCGGCAGGCGTGCTTCGCGTGGCAGCAGGTGGAAGTACGCCGTTGGCGCCAGCGCCTGTTTCTACATCGCCCCGCTGCAGCCTGGCCAACAGACTGGCAAGCCGCTTGGGATGGCGCAGCGCCGTTGCAATTGCCCGATGGTGCGCAGTTGCGGTTGCTGGGCGCAACCGGCCTGCGTTTTGCGCAACCGCTGCTGGCGCGCGCGCGCCGGGGCGGCGAGCGCATCGTGTTGCCGCAGCGCACGCATGCGCATCAACTCAAACATCTGCTGCAGGCGCTGGACCTGCCGCCATGGGAACGCGCGCGCCTACCGATCCTGTGGGAAGGCACGCAGGTGCTTGCCGCCGGCGATCGCATCATTTCCGGCAGTTTGGACGCATGGTTGCAAGCAAACGCCGCAGCGCTGCAATGGTGCGCAGCTGCCGATGCGAATTGA
- a CDS encoding C40 family peptidase: protein MTNDEQTTTGAAPLPPRKPLRLLCATALLISALPAFAQTASSTPSAPQTTTPDSTVAAEKAATRSRADAAATATLAALLPHLAANDAIPLMDRSAMFAGDLSRLLANYDVSQSAANAAQNAVADSRVQVILQRAMALLGTPYVWGGESTEGFDCSGLVGYVFKTALGIDLPRVSRDIARDESAELIKDPSALKAGDLVFFGKRGRIDHVGLVVGDGKFLHAPSRGKDVRVDSLASGYWSEKFIQARRVL from the coding sequence GTGACGAACGACGAACAGACCACAACTGGCGCCGCACCGCTTCCGCCCCGGAAACCGCTCCGCCTGCTATGCGCCACCGCTCTCTTGATTTCAGCACTTCCCGCATTCGCGCAGACCGCCAGCAGTACGCCATCCGCTCCGCAGACGACCACGCCTGACAGCACCGTCGCCGCCGAGAAAGCCGCAACCCGCAGCCGCGCCGATGCCGCTGCCACTGCAACGCTGGCCGCCCTGCTTCCGCACCTGGCTGCAAACGACGCCATTCCGCTGATGGACCGCTCGGCAATGTTCGCCGGCGATCTCAGCCGCCTGCTTGCCAATTACGACGTGTCGCAGAGCGCAGCCAATGCTGCACAGAACGCCGTGGCCGACAGCCGCGTGCAGGTGATCCTGCAGCGCGCCATGGCCCTGCTCGGCACTCCGTATGTCTGGGGCGGCGAGTCCACCGAAGGGTTCGATTGCAGCGGCTTGGTCGGCTATGTGTTCAAGACTGCGCTCGGCATTGATCTGCCGCGCGTCTCGCGCGACATCGCCCGCGACGAATCGGCCGAACTGATCAAGGACCCAAGCGCGCTGAAGGCTGGCGACCTGGTGTTCTTCGGCAAGCGCGGTCGTATCGACCATGTCGGCCTGGTGGTCGGCGACGGCAAGTTCCTGCACGCGCCCAGCCGCGGCAAGGACGTGCGCGTGGATTCGCTGGCGAGCGGCTACTGGAGCGAGAAGTTCATCCAAGCGCGTCGGGTGCTGTAA
- a CDS encoding C40 family peptidase, translating into MHMTPVFAARPRRVAASLLLVLLLLGGCSSQAPVRRPAAQPPAARVWPQVPPADPAAANNILMRALGLVGTPYRFGGNTPETGFDCSGLVTYVYKDVLALPRTSRELAAIQGPRIPPERLATGDLVFFGSGGSVTHVGIYVGEGRFVHAPTTGGTVRLDFLDGAYWRDHYSGSKRVLH; encoded by the coding sequence ATGCACATGACGCCAGTTTTCGCCGCTCGCCCCCGACGCGTCGCGGCCAGCCTGTTGCTGGTCCTGCTGCTCCTGGGCGGTTGTTCGTCGCAAGCGCCGGTCCGGCGTCCAGCCGCACAGCCCCCGGCAGCGCGCGTGTGGCCGCAGGTCCCACCGGCCGACCCGGCCGCCGCCAACAACATCCTGATGCGCGCGTTGGGGCTGGTGGGCACGCCGTACCGCTTCGGCGGCAATACGCCAGAGACCGGCTTCGACTGCAGCGGGCTGGTGACCTATGTGTACAAGGATGTGCTGGCACTGCCACGCACCTCGCGCGAACTGGCCGCGATCCAGGGCCCACGCATCCCGCCAGAGCGGCTTGCCACCGGCGATCTGGTGTTTTTCGGCTCCGGCGGCAGCGTGACCCACGTTGGCATTTATGTCGGTGAAGGTCGCTTCGTCCATGCCCCCACCACCGGCGGTACGGTCCGCTTGGATTTTCTTGATGGAGCTTACTGGCGCGACCACTATTCAGGTTCAAAGCGGGTTTTGCACTGA
- a CDS encoding NAD(P)/FAD-dependent oxidoreductase: MRAVRDDVLVIGAGAIGLATALALVQAGRQVHVLDAGAPGAATSYGNCGTITPSHAPPLAAPGMLAQAVKWMFTPDAPLYIPPRLDPGLWRWLLRFARRCNARDWQSSAQARAALLHDARQRFDEWVARYALDCEFRNDGLDYVFGDARCFAQYRDECALLAQWGIRAEVIEGADYVRQDPAFRNGIAGAIHFPGDAHLRPEQYTAELVRVLRAHGVEIDAHCRVQGLTPDGAGTCVQTEHGKRYAREVVIATGPWSPVLAAQFGLRLPVQAGKGYSITYSAPQVMPHRPVVLKDRWVFVVPWRDRLRIGSTMEFSGRDTQLNATRLAALERAAAEYLHAPCGPAVIERWYGWRPMTWDDVPVLGAVPGHPHVWLAAGHGMLGISMSTASGQLMADLITGRAPALDPHPYRAERFA; this comes from the coding sequence ATGCGCGCCGTTCGCGACGACGTTCTGGTGATTGGTGCGGGCGCGATTGGCCTGGCCACCGCGCTGGCACTTGTCCAAGCGGGCCGGCAAGTGCATGTGCTCGATGCCGGTGCGCCGGGTGCAGCGACTTCTTACGGCAATTGCGGCACCATCACGCCGAGCCATGCACCGCCGCTGGCGGCGCCCGGCATGCTTGCGCAGGCGGTGAAATGGATGTTCACCCCGGATGCGCCGCTGTATATCCCACCACGTCTGGATCCCGGCTTATGGCGCTGGCTGCTGCGCTTCGCACGGCGTTGCAATGCGCGCGATTGGCAGTCCAGTGCGCAGGCGCGCGCGGCGTTGTTGCACGATGCGCGGCAGCGCTTCGACGAGTGGGTGGCGCGGTATGCGCTGGACTGTGAATTTCGTAACGACGGACTGGATTACGTGTTTGGCGATGCGCGCTGCTTTGCGCAATACCGCGATGAGTGCGCGCTGCTGGCGCAGTGGGGTATCCGGGCCGAGGTGATCGAAGGTGCGGACTATGTGCGCCAGGATCCGGCATTTCGCAATGGCATTGCCGGCGCGATCCATTTCCCTGGCGATGCGCATCTGCGCCCGGAGCAATACACCGCTGAGCTGGTGAGAGTGCTGCGCGCGCATGGCGTGGAAATCGATGCGCACTGCCGTGTGCAGGGACTCACACCTGATGGAGCTGGAACCTGCGTGCAGACCGAGCACGGCAAGCGCTATGCGCGCGAGGTGGTCATTGCGACCGGACCATGGTCGCCGGTGCTGGCGGCGCAGTTTGGTCTGCGCTTGCCGGTGCAGGCTGGCAAAGGCTATTCGATCACCTACAGCGCGCCACAGGTGATGCCGCATCGCCCAGTGGTGCTGAAGGATCGCTGGGTGTTCGTGGTGCCGTGGCGCGACCGCCTGCGCATCGGCAGCACGATGGAATTTTCCGGGCGCGATACGCAGCTCAATGCCACGCGTCTGGCTGCATTGGAACGTGCAGCGGCCGAGTACCTGCATGCGCCTTGCGGTCCTGCAGTGATCGAACGCTGGTACGGATGGCGGCCGATGACCTGGGACGATGTGCCGGTGTTGGGCGCAGTGCCGGGCCATCCTCACGTCTGGCTCGCAGCCGGGCATGGCATGCTCGGCATCAGTATGAGCACTGCAAGCGGACAATTGATGGCCGACCTGATCACGGGCCGCGCACCTGCGCTGGACCCGCATCCTTACCGGGCGGAGCGATTCGCATGA